From Drosophila santomea strain STO CAGO 1482 chromosome 2R, Prin_Dsan_1.1, whole genome shotgun sequence:
CAAGTCCCGCGAGGCCCTCAACGAGCAGGTGGTCCGCAAGGCGTCGATGCAGTCGGAGGTGGACTCGGACATCTACATTCCAGTGTCGCAGCGTCCATCGACCTGTGAGACGGTTAAACGGACTCCATACGTGACGGTGCGCCAGGATACGGGTGCCAGCACGGAGAGCAAGGACACTCTGACGCCCATGGGCAACAACGACGATGACCAAACGCTCGTCGGAGGCGACAACTCTGATGATGCGACGCCAGACATCAACTTTGAGGGTAATGTCCTAATCGCACAGCTTTCACTGCAATGTGTCCAGTTCGCTGTTCTCTGCACCTAAGAAGGTCTAAGAAGTATGAAATGGGTATAAAAGTATCTTTTTTTCGCAAACAGCTGCCAGACATCGAGCACTGCGACAGCGCACGGTATCCCTGTGTCGCCGCAACTCGGAAACGTACTCCTTAACCGGAGCGGACATAAACCGGTCGCACATCAGCCTCAACCAGTTGGCCTCGTTGTCCCGCCGCCAGATGAGCCTCACTCAATCGGAACCGGACAGCGACAAGGATACGCCCGTGGGCCAGGGATCCGCACATCCGGGTAAGCAACCATCGAAGGATGGAAACCGTGCCAGCCTCTGATCTGCGCTCAAAATTCAGGCTACTAAACCCGTCACTCCATTCCACCtaatccacaaaaaaaaaaaatatacgaaaaccaatccaaaccaaaccaaaccaaaccaaaccaaaccaatccAGCAAACCgatttggccaacaaattaGCACTTTAACCATAACCGAAtgaagtttttattttgttcgtTCTCTCGCACACATCTTTTCTTTGAACCTAACCACGAACTCCGAACTCTAGGTAAATCAGTATTGCATGCGAAACCCTCCAGAAATATCTTGCTGAAACTGCACAGCGAGTACACCTCGATCACGGACGAGCTGGAGAGCGTCTGCCACATGATTGCATCGCCCACGGTATCCCTGCCAAGTAACAAAGGTAAGCCAGGCCCAAAAGCAGCGAGGAGCACAAGGTTATCCAATGAATCCCCATGAGCCCAAGTCACCCGTTTTTTGCTTACCATCGAGGCGTTTCAACAACCGTGAGCAAAGTGTGTAACTAACCGGGTGAATGCGCAATACCCGTATCATTGCCTTGCTTCCGCCGCCACCAAAGCGAAATGAATGCCATCACActtgatttttttattgaatttgcaacCCAATTCACGCTTGTTTTACCCCATTTAAATGACAGCTTCTTTGGACCGGCCCAAAACAGAAATGTCGCGGGCTGAAGCTGCGGCTTTGCTGGAGAAGAAGCATCTGAAGGAGTGCGAAGAGAACGACTACATGATCCTAGAGGGACTGATCGAGTCCCGCGGCTCAATAGATGCCAGCGCCCAGGGATTCGAGGTAATGTGGTCTATCTGTAAATCTTTATCAAATACTCACGAACGTAATCCTCCACAGATTGGCGTATCCATAGACTACAGCCATCGCTACCCGCTGCGCCGAGAGACCGCCGTGGAGCTGTCACCTTCGAAGCCCTCGGTGGATGGTGACCTGATGggcggtggtggaggtggcGGTGCCGGCGGAGGCGATAGTAGCGATACCAGCGGGGCCGGTAGCTGCGGTGCCATGGCCGGTATCTCGAGCGGCTTTCAATTGAAGAACGAGCGACCCTGGCAGCGCAACTCCTCGATGGAGCAGCAAACGTATCCCTCACCGTTGGTGCCCACACGGGCCACCAGTGACTTCCTTAATCCGCCGTACGAGGGTCGGCTGTTCAAGAAGTCCAGTGAGAGTCTGCAGAAGAACTCCAGCACGGAAACGGACTACTCGGCGCATCCGTACCGCTTTATCAAGCAGAGCTCCAACGAGACAAACACTTCGCTGACGGGCTCCTATAATGTGGACACACCCTCGCTGACGGCGGAGCCCTCGTTGGACGCCGGCGACTCGCACTCGGCGACGGGAATTAGCATTAGCGTTGGCGCTGTGGGCGGCACTGCCACGGCGCGTTACCAGCCCATCCGTACCGCCTCGGTAGGCGCTGCCGATGGCAGGCGTTTGCGAGAGGAGAGCTCTAGTTCGCTGGATCTCAGCTCGTCGGGGCCAGTGACGATGCAGGCAGCGCCGGCACCGCCAGTGCGTCCGATGCTGCTAAAGAAACAGTTTAGCGTCGACCAGGGCAAGCCGTCTCAGCCGTCTCAGCCGTCCGCCGAGGCTGTGCCTCAGACACCGGAGGCGGCCCAGGCTGGTCAGGCCAAACTGATTTCCACGCTCAAGCCGCAGCCCTTTGCGAGCAAGCTGGGCATGAATGTGCTGAAGGAGAGCAGCTCCAGCACGGACGAGTCCGTCGGCTCGTCAGCCAAGAGCAGCAATCCAGCGCTATCCATACCCCAGATCAGCACCCACCTGGTGCAGGACGAGATCGCCAAACTATCGTCGAACATCAAGAGCAGCACCGAATCGGAAAAGGATCCGCCGTTCAACGAGACAATGTGTTAGCAAAGTGGTAGGTCTAGGCCCATGAAACGTGTGTGTCACACACTGCGCTCAATGGGGAAACTAGTCATAGCAGTGGGGTGATAAGTAAGTTGATGAACTAGCGTTGGGATCTGGGAAACAGATATCAGAgattatgcatatttattcgAGGGGTCGCCAGTTAAGTACGTGTTAATGATTTTGACAATACATAGTTCACAAGTTCTCTGTATTTTTATACAAGTATTTATTTAGAAAGCCTCATTGTTATTGTACACTATTAGGGCAGTCGCATAGAATATCTGTTTTAGTTTGATGTCAATACAATAGGTACCAccaaaaaatatgcatattgAAACGCCTGCGTTATGCGGTGCACATATTCACATACTCGGTACTTTTACAAACTCCTAGGTGTAGTCAGCCATACATATTGCAACGTTGCAAGCAACTTTCACACAGACATATCTAAAAGCAACCACTCTACTTTATCCAAGCCTATCATGAGCACTTACCTCAGCTCAATTAGAAACCTATCGcagcatatgtatgtacttataCCTGTCCCTGTCGAAGTTCCTCACTACGATATGTACTGGTTGGCAATGTGTGTTATCATATGTGTACGAGTATAACGTCTTCTTAGATAGTACATTTTACTTGCTTATCTGGGGGAAATtcgtgtgttttgtgtgcaaCTGCCTTTTTCGGCGGCATAGATACTATTGTATATACATAGACTAAATGTTATAGGTATGTTAAAAGATCGCTAAAATTGTTCATGTTTGGCCAGTGTGTGCTAGTAATTTAGAttagatttttaaatattttcaaggATTAAGAATAAcaatgcattttaataaaatatttatgattgtACTTATTTATGTTAAGAATTGTAcgttatttttattgaaataaattattaacaatttaaaattggaAATTCACCTCATTAACTGAGAAGAATAATTGAGAAGATTACCACTTTATTTCATTCATAATTTTCTTGCATTTCCATCCAACTCTGCGCACACTTAGCATCCTCTTCTGCCTCTGTCTTTATAATCGCGTCCTCAAAACTATCTCGAATTAACTGTGCTAGTTCGTTTTTGATGGCTCGCTTAAAGAATCCGCGCTATAAAGTAAATCAATTAAGTCAGTTTGGGGCTGAAATAAATCTGAGACGAATGGATACGAACCTTGTAAAGGACATATGTTGTGGCTGAAAGGACCAAAATGCCAACGATCACGGACACAATGATTTTCCAAATGGCAACTTCAGGATGTTTGCTTATAACGTTCGATTGGATCTTCTTTTGCACGGTAAAAGAACTTAGAGTGGGATCGCCTATCTTACACACTTTTAAGTAGGTCTTAATGACGAAGTACTCCCAGATATCCTCTGCGTCCTTGAGGTCCACGATAAAGCTTACAGTCAGGTTCGATAGCTCTTCCGGCTTTAGTTGTAGCCCGCTTTCGAGTCGCAATTCCACCTGGACGCATATCGTGACGTTGTAATCCTGGCAGTCTAGCACAAGGGTGTTATTCACCGGCAGATTCTCGTTCAACAGCGATATGCTCGAATTTTGATCCATATTTCCATTGAGATACTCAGCACTCTCATTTTGTGGGGCCGTGGAGGGGAACAGAGTACTTTGCTCATAGTATTTGGCGATGTTCCTGGTCACTGCATCCTTTTGATAGTAGAGTTTCAAAGGCAGTTTATCGTAGTACTTGGACTGTATCTTCAGGGTGGACGTAACGATACGTATAACTTTTGTGGAACCAGACTGCTGGTAGGCCACGGGAATATAGAGGGACACAGTCAGGTCTCGTAAAGTACTGGGACCGTGACTCTTGACCTCGTAGTAGTTGACAACCTCCGCCTCGTATGGAGACCCTTTAAGAACAATGGGATCGTTCTTCTGCACCCTGTAAAGTGACGTAGGAGTTTAGTAGAATAACTATTTAATAGTAAGCATAATCATACCCGCTGACAAAGATGTCGGCTTCTTCCCTCAGACTTATCACGTTGGTTAGCTTGTTGTTCGCTGGATTGGACTCGTCGCGAGCACTGAATACTTCTGCTTGGATTTCCAGCAACTGACTGCCGAGTTGTCTCACATCGAAGCTGATGGTCAAGGAGTCGTTGTCACCTTTGGCCATACGTTGTCCATGGTTAAGGTCGCAGAGCATGACGGCGTCAATAACCTTGCAGTTTCCAGGCACCTGGGCAAAACTCAGGTTGGCAGAACTCGTCACGGTGAATAGAGGCAAGTAGGCGAACTCGCCATTATTGGTGATGTTGTAGGTTAGACGCAGGACATCGGTGGTGCCCAAGACGAACGAGGAGCGACTGTAGagtttaaaatttatattaacaCATTCCAAGGCCTTGATATCAAGATATCCTCTCACCTCGCGTTGATGCTGCTTAAATTCAAATCAGCGACACACACTTTGGTGGCACAGCCCGAGTTGAAATTAATGTTCTCCGTAAGACACTTCGGTTCCGCAGGATCCACCACCGCGCAGTCCTCACAGAAATCTATTGAAGAAACTCACTGTTAGTTCATTTTATCCATATCTGAATTCTCAGAACGTACCTCCAACAACGGGAATCTTCTTAAACAGCTCATAATGTATCTCCACAGCGATTGGTTCAAATTTAGCtttcttttccatttcaacTTCCAGTTGCATGCACTTTTCTTCTTGACATGCCATTGCCTTAAAACGCATCTGGGTGTCTTTATTATCGGCAAACATAGCCCGCTTAATCTTCGATTTCGTGTCGATGTCGATCCGAATGTCCAGCTCTTGTTCCAGCAGCGCCTTTGACGTGGATTTGGTGTCCAGTCTATAGCAGACTGTGATGTTCACCTTCTCCTGCTCCGGTTCGATCTCACCTGACTCCGGTTTTACAGTGACGTTGACCTTGACGACTGGATAGGCGCGATACAGATACATCGCCTCCTCGTTTGGAGCTCCGATCGCGAAGTCGTTGAATCCGTTGCCATCTATGTCGGATCCACGGGACAGCCCGTGGCCGAACATGTGCGATCCATATTTGGCGGGCTTCTGGGAAGGAGCATTCAGTCGCTGACTCGGCTCATCCCGCAATCCGTTTTCGCTGCCCAAGTAGATGAACACCGAACCATTGCCAGCAAAGGGAGCTCCAACTGCAACATCTGTATAGGAAAATGTATATTAGTCTAAAATTCTTTCAGGTCATTTCTATGTGTCTTATAGCCCACACCATTGTAACCGTCGTTATTGATGTCGCCTATTCGCGATAGAGTTGTTCCGAAACGGCCACCACAACCCGCTGGCGACACAATAAGCgtctttttaaaattgaactGCAATAATAACGAGACATTAGTCAACTGGTAGCTAAGAATGTGTCACATTACTCACATCGCCCTGGTTGATAAACACATAAATAGCTCCATCATCGAAGGAATTACGCAGAGCATAAAAGGGTGCGGATATAATAACATCGGTTTCTCCGTCTCCATTCAGATCCTCCGCCAGAACGGAGTAGCCGAAGTATTCGCCAAAATGATTCCCTTGGAATACCTTGTGCTTAATGATGCTGTTTGTAGTGATATTAATGATATAGGCCTCGCCAAAATGTTCATTGGCTTGAGGAGCGGTGGCCACATACAGGAGGTTGGGTATTCGGCTATCAAAGAAGCCAGAACTCACGGCATAGCCAAAGTAAGAGTCTTCCTGCTGACCCCAATTGTTTGGCTCTGGGTTGCACTCGGCACACTCCGTTTCCATGTTTATTTCACGCCTTTGTCTTCCATTGTTCATCTTGATGCGGTGCACTTGCTGTTTTAAATGCACCGATCCCTTCCAATTATCGATTCCAGGTGCTCCCATCAAAAGCTTGGAGTTATCATCCGACACATGCGCACTCAGTCCCAGTCCACCCATTTTGTAGTTCAGACTATTCTGCTTATCTACACTTCTAAATGGCCATTTTTTCTGCACGTCTCTGGAATGAATTTTCTCAGCCGTGTGGCTCAGCATGTAGCACATCCCATTCATAGCGCCACTCCCATCAAATAACGAGGAAAATTGCGGGGCACACACGAGAAGCTTATCCGAATCCCTGGTGCCGCCGTCCATCGCTCCGCCCAACCACTGGTAATCCTTGACTTTCGCCATGAGCGTGCCATCATTTGGCTCATCGTAGTTATAGCCCTCGGTATCTATGTCATAGGACGAGCAGGTACCGGTCTCGAGGTTGCATCTGTAGATTACTCCAGGCTCTTCGATTGTTTGCTGATCTTCTAAACTGGAATTGGCACGGGGAGCTGCCACCATAATACTGTGATTTTATGAAAACGGagatatttgttttttgaaattttgttgttttgccaGACCTCTAATTATACATAATTATTAGGAATCTCTAATCTCGTTGAGCCCAATGATGCATCAAAATATGAATAAAGTAcgatttttaattattcatcAAATGAACtaaccgaaatgaaatgaactaaccgaatattatttattaaaacagaATAGTTGTCAGAAGAGTTGTCACAGAATTCGAGTAAAACTTCTATGAATGTAATCATCTAGTTTCATTTAATCCGATTTAATCTTGAGGTATAGTCATATATTCATTATAATGAccgcttttttatttttaacttacTTTTTCCCTCGGATGACTAAGGAAAATCCAAAATAGGAACTGCGTTCCTGTTTGTGATGTCCCTCATAGTTAATTCTTAAGTTCGGACACGGCGAAATATTAAATGCATTGATTTGGGATTGAAGGGCAAACAACGCAATAACAAGAAGACAATACATTTCGTATAAAATTTagcaaaattatttaattgaccGAACAacataaagtaatttatttaacgaaacaaatttatattccTGCGACCGAGCACTTCAAGCtttcgaaattaaatgaaaccaAAACGAAGTCAAATTACTcaaacttttgaaaacttATGCTGATGATGACTAAGCTTTGGGTCATTCCACAATGTATCTCGAAAACAAAATGTGGAGTTTAATACTTATGCAATATATTTAGGAACAATGACAAAAAATGTAGTCATTAAAACCAAACAAGTACAAAATTATATCAAATCTAAAATAGACTTCAAATGACAAATGAAATAATCTCTAAGTTttgttttaaacttttatttattcttcaTCATTTTAATACTCTAATATAATACAGGAATACTTGTTATACCAGCTGTTAAGTTCCTAAATATCCTAGCTTCGTTTTTACAATTTATACATTAATAAAGTCTTTCACGTCGCCCTGTAAAGCTAcctttacaaatttattacaattatCATTTATTAACAAAAGGGACCGTTTAAGTCGAGTgtctcgactatcagatacccgttactcatctAAGGATGtgcatttatatataaatggcGCCAGGTTAAGTGCTAACTTATCTATTTTCCTCATACCtatgatttcaattaaatattctaGATACTTAAAACTGTGGGCATGAATTCGCCGTTCGTGCGGACCAACAGACGGAACTTGGAAGGTAATCCTAATCAcgattatatatatattttatattatcaTATAACATTTCCTGATGCATACTCTTCTCGTAACATATTGCACACTTTgctagtaacgggt
This genomic window contains:
- the LOC120444913 gene encoding integrin alpha-PS4; translated protein: MVAAPRANSSLEDQQTIEEPGVIYRCNLETGTCSSYDIDTEGYNYDEPNDGTLMAKVKDYQWLGGAMDGGTRDSDKLLVCAPQFSSLFDGSGAMNGMCYMLSHTAEKIHSRDVQKKWPFRSVDKQNSLNYKMGGLGLSAHVSDDNSKLLMGAPGIDNWKGSVHLKQQVHRIKMNNGRQRREINMETECAECNPEPNNWGQQEDSYFGYAVSSGFFDSRIPNLLYVATAPQANEHFGEAYIINITTNSIIKHKVFQGNHFGEYFGYSVLAEDLNGDGETDVIISAPFYALRNSFDDGAIYVFINQGDFNFKKTLIVSPAGCGGRFGTTLSRIGDINNDGYNDVAVGAPFAGNGSVFIYLGSENGLRDEPSQRLNAPSQKPAKYGSHMFGHGLSRGSDIDGNGFNDFAIGAPNEEAMYLYRAYPVVKVNVTVKPESGEIEPEQEKVNITVCYRLDTKSTSKALLEQELDIRIDIDTKSKIKRAMFADNKDTQMRFKAMACQEEKCMQLEVEMEKKAKFEPIAVEIHYELFKKIPVVGDFCEDCAVVDPAEPKCLTENINFNSGCATKVCVADLNLSSINASRSSFVLGTTDVLRLTYNITNNGEFAYLPLFTVTSSANLSFAQVPGNCKVIDAVMLCDLNHGQRMAKGDNDSLTISFDVRQLGSQLLEIQAEVFSARDESNPANNKLTNVISLREEADIFVSGVQKNDPIVLKGSPYEAEVVNYYEVKSHGPSTLRDLTVSLYIPVAYQQSGSTKVIRIVTSTLKIQSKYYDKLPLKLYYQKDAVTRNIAKYYEQSTLFPSTAPQNESAEYLNGNMDQNSSISLLNENLPVNNTLVLDCQDYNVTICVQVELRLESGLQLKPEELSNLTVSFIVDLKDAEDIWEYFVIKTYLKVCKIGDPTLSSFTVQKKIQSNVISKHPEVAIWKIIVSVIVGILVLSATTYVLYKRGFFKRAIKNELAQLIRDSFEDAIIKTEAEEDAKCAQSWMEMQENYE